The following coding sequences lie in one Haladaptatus sp. DJG-WS-42 genomic window:
- a CDS encoding nascent polypeptide-associated complex protein, whose protein sequence is MFGGGGLNPRKMKQMMKQMGIEVEDIDAEEVIIRTKDEDLVFTNADVQQMDAQGQKTYQIVGEPESRPRGEGGSTPAVEGEVVAEEDASTEVDIPDSDVEIVAQRTGASATEAREALKAENGDLAAAISRLE, encoded by the coding sequence ATGTTTGGAGGAGGCGGACTCAACCCGCGCAAGATGAAGCAGATGATGAAACAGATGGGCATCGAAGTCGAAGACATCGATGCAGAAGAGGTCATCATCCGAACGAAAGACGAAGACCTCGTGTTCACGAACGCTGACGTCCAGCAAATGGACGCACAGGGGCAGAAAACCTACCAGATCGTCGGCGAGCCAGAGTCGCGCCCACGCGGCGAGGGTGGCAGTACGCCCGCCGTCGAGGGCGAGGTTGTAGCTGAAGAAGACGCGTCCACCGAAGTGGACATCCCTGACTCGGACGTCGAAATCGTCGCCCAGCGGACGGGCGCGAGCGCCACCGAGGCCCGCGAAGCACTCAAAGCGGAAAACGGCGACCTCGCCGCCGCTATTTCCAGACTAGAGTGA
- a CDS encoding MFS transporter, with amino-acid sequence MVLGTDRRVLVLALARMADAIGNSFLIIVLPLYLASDIIPLEGLLGATVPLLGITVTTELLIGVLLSLFGFLNSFAQPFTGRLSDRTGKRRIYILFGLVLLGAASAAYVFAPNYETLVLLRALQGLGAAFTIPVTIALVNELATTESRGGNLGVFNTFRLIGFGFGPIIAGLVVAAGPYSFYGISLSGFDAAFYAAALGAFISVGLVTAFVADPEKTGDLAADDLSFQVRDPTGRQTLDPVFALGVATLFMGISIALFATLQENVNTRLGQDEFLFSIQFAAVIIANVLLQVPIGRASDQYGRRPFLLGGFLLLAPAVFVQGIVTTPLTMIVARLIHGVAVAMVFAPGLAVAGDLAKEGQSGTTLSVLTMAFGLGTAIGPLASGYLVRFSFLTPFAFSAVLAVVALALVYSQVEETLPA; translated from the coding sequence ATGGTTCTCGGAACAGACCGGCGCGTCCTCGTCCTCGCACTGGCGAGAATGGCAGACGCCATTGGCAACTCGTTTCTCATCATCGTCCTGCCGTTGTATCTCGCCTCGGACATCATTCCGCTGGAGGGCTTGCTCGGGGCGACCGTTCCGCTTCTCGGTATCACCGTTACCACTGAACTCCTGATTGGCGTGTTGCTCTCGCTGTTTGGCTTTCTGAACTCCTTTGCCCAGCCGTTTACCGGCCGCCTCTCAGACCGCACCGGCAAACGCCGCATCTACATTCTCTTTGGCCTCGTCTTGCTCGGCGCTGCGAGCGCGGCCTACGTCTTCGCGCCGAACTACGAGACGCTCGTTCTGTTGCGTGCGCTGCAGGGACTCGGCGCGGCCTTTACCATCCCTGTCACCATCGCGCTCGTAAACGAACTCGCCACCACCGAATCGCGCGGCGGCAACCTCGGCGTGTTCAACACCTTCCGCCTCATCGGCTTTGGCTTCGGGCCTATCATCGCGGGCCTCGTCGTCGCCGCTGGCCCATATTCGTTCTACGGCATCTCGCTGAGTGGCTTCGACGCCGCCTTCTACGCCGCCGCACTCGGCGCGTTCATCAGTGTTGGGCTCGTTACGGCGTTCGTCGCAGACCCCGAGAAAACGGGCGACCTCGCTGCAGACGACCTCTCCTTTCAGGTGCGCGACCCGACCGGGAGGCAGACGCTTGACCCCGTCTTCGCCCTCGGCGTGGCGACGCTGTTCATGGGCATCTCGATTGCGCTGTTTGCCACCCTCCAAGAGAACGTGAACACCCGTCTCGGCCAAGACGAGTTTCTGTTCTCCATCCAGTTCGCCGCCGTCATCATCGCAAACGTCCTCCTGCAAGTTCCCATTGGCCGCGCAAGCGACCAGTACGGCCGCCGCCCGTTCCTCCTCGGCGGCTTCCTCCTGCTCGCGCCCGCTGTCTTCGTCCAAGGAATCGTCACCACGCCGCTGACCATGATTGTCGCCCGCCTCATCCACGGCGTCGCGGTGGCGATGGTGTTCGCCCCCGGCCTCGCGGTGGCTGGAGACCTCGCAAAAGAGGGCCAGTCGGGCACCACCCTTTCGGTGCTCACCATGGCTTTCGGACTCGGAACCGCAATCGGGCCGCTCGCCTCCGGCTACCTCGTGCGGTTTAGTTTCCTCACGCCGTTTGCGTTCTCCGCGGTGCTCGCGGTGGTTGCACTCGCGCTCGTGTACTCGCAGGTAGAAGAAACGCTGCCCGCCTGA
- a CDS encoding geranylgeranyl reductase family protein, which yields MTTYSPDVAIVGAGTSGCYAAATLANAGYEVVVIERKTEQEAGHIACGDALKGADAFPEAIPKEKIMPAFTNTDVDHGRFEIPQEDVVLDIPIPGELAVIDRWEYGRLIIKGAKEAGATFHYDTVVQDVTQDKTGRVRGVRSKRKGDVVEYEADITIDAAGALSLLQDKVDFNGSTFDTNVSYSQFCSAYREIIEVPNEVEWSDALVFKPTKRAAGYLWYFPRTGTEINAGLGFQMTEQPMKLVEDLKQDLRNRPEFKGGKVTDKLGAALPTRRPYDSAVAEGYMAVGDAAGHVNPTTGGGIAGAAYAGKYAGEQAIKALEQGNVGEEMLWRYNTRIMEHFGGRYAALDIYNIFTTAYDTDVLQGLMAALPMDKLSEALYSGSANVGLGLKLQTALKSYGYWGTLYDFYKTKNLADDLLTHYETYPTSPMGFESWQATRDDIMDDIYATTGAAPKY from the coding sequence ATGACCACATATTCTCCTGACGTCGCCATCGTTGGCGCAGGCACGTCAGGCTGTTACGCCGCGGCAACCCTCGCAAACGCGGGCTACGAGGTCGTCGTCATCGAGCGAAAAACCGAGCAGGAAGCCGGGCACATCGCCTGTGGTGACGCGCTCAAAGGCGCGGACGCCTTCCCCGAGGCCATCCCGAAAGAGAAGATTATGCCTGCGTTCACCAACACGGACGTAGACCACGGGCGCTTTGAGATTCCACAGGAGGACGTGGTTCTCGACATCCCGATTCCGGGTGAACTCGCCGTCATCGACCGCTGGGAGTACGGCCGCCTCATCATCAAGGGCGCAAAAGAGGCCGGGGCAACCTTCCACTACGACACCGTCGTCCAAGACGTAACGCAGGATAAAACCGGGCGCGTGAGGGGCGTTCGCAGCAAGCGCAAGGGCGACGTCGTCGAGTACGAAGCTGACATCACCATCGACGCCGCGGGCGCGCTCTCGCTGCTGCAAGACAAAGTTGACTTCAACGGCTCGACGTTCGACACGAACGTCAGCTACTCGCAGTTCTGTTCTGCCTACCGCGAAATCATCGAAGTGCCAAACGAAGTCGAGTGGAGCGACGCACTCGTGTTCAAGCCAACGAAACGCGCGGCGGGCTACCTCTGGTACTTCCCACGGACGGGCACGGAAATCAACGCCGGGCTTGGCTTCCAGATGACCGAACAGCCGATGAAGCTCGTCGAAGACCTCAAACAAGACCTCCGTAATCGGCCTGAGTTCAAAGGCGGGAAAGTCACTGACAAACTCGGCGCGGCGCTCCCGACCCGTCGCCCGTACGACTCGGCCGTCGCAGAAGGGTACATGGCCGTCGGCGACGCCGCAGGCCACGTCAACCCAACGACCGGTGGCGGTATCGCGGGCGCGGCCTACGCCGGGAAGTACGCTGGCGAACAGGCCATCAAAGCCCTCGAACAGGGCAATGTGGGCGAAGAGATGCTCTGGCGATACAACACCCGCATCATGGAGCACTTCGGTGGCCGCTACGCGGCCCTCGACATCTACAACATCTTCACCACCGCCTACGACACGGACGTGCTCCAAGGCCTGATGGCAGCCCTGCCGATGGACAAGCTCTCGGAAGCACTCTACTCAGGGAGCGCGAACGTCGGGCTTGGCCTCAAGCTCCAGACGGCGCTCAAAAGCTACGGCTACTGGGGGACGCTCTACGACTTCTACAAGACGAAGAACCTCGCAGACGACCTGCTGACCCACTACGAGACGTATCCGACCTCGCCGATGGGCTTCGAATCGTGGCAGGCAACCCGCGACGACATCATGGACGACATCTACGCGACGACCGGCGCAGCCCCGAAGTACTGA
- a CDS encoding MGMT family protein — MDVTIFDTEVTIDDSLVEESPAEIRTQVREYEAGERTHFDLTIHYPDSYTGRVMQAMTEIPYGEVKTYGEVAAGIDSGARAVGSACARNPVPLVVPCHRIVRHDGIGNFAYPGLKEQLLALEGAAV, encoded by the coding sequence ATGGACGTCACGATTTTCGATACTGAAGTCACAATCGACGACTCACTGGTCGAGGAATCACCAGCCGAAATTCGCACACAGGTACGCGAGTACGAGGCCGGTGAGCGCACGCACTTCGACCTCACGATTCACTACCCCGACAGCTACACTGGCCGCGTGATGCAGGCGATGACGGAGATTCCCTACGGCGAGGTGAAAACCTACGGTGAAGTCGCAGCTGGCATCGACTCGGGCGCGCGTGCGGTTGGCAGCGCGTGTGCGCGAAATCCGGTGCCACTCGTCGTTCCATGCCACCGCATCGTCCGCCACGACGGCATTGGAAACTTCGCGTACCCCGGTCTCAAAGAACAGTTGCTGGCCTTAGAAGGCGCAGCGGTTTAG
- a CDS encoding DUF5787 family protein, whose product MCQWAERHWPPTGTRDPNTALVVARQLGTRGRRWDTIVIEADREALRQRALFGPQELDADLLHVLSHAPESWAWYKDALPNPGYPWRYVRETIHDAAARGVLKTRRNGNKIEIQRIGPYPNWVSRIVAIENKPDLDASAARALRGQVEKDTTLALADEVWVATEQTGASIEPALLERMPVEVGILTMDFPDARVEWYPSTLPVTEPGTTAKGTEMSAEQKAKKRLALAERAYARGWRSYADTMRPDCKHFELRDEAETWLPWCAAKETFPTRVACSGSCPKFTPEPPALRTGGWPIEGGPGKAIKRFLARKRRENRPGLVE is encoded by the coding sequence ATGTGCCAGTGGGCAGAACGCCACTGGCCACCGACGGGTACGCGCGACCCGAACACCGCGCTCGTCGTCGCCCGCCAACTCGGCACCCGCGGGAGACGGTGGGATACCATCGTCATCGAAGCAGACCGCGAGGCACTCCGACAGCGCGCGCTGTTCGGCCCCCAAGAACTCGATGCTGACCTGTTGCACGTCCTCAGCCACGCTCCTGAGTCGTGGGCGTGGTACAAAGACGCCCTCCCGAATCCGGGCTATCCGTGGCGCTACGTCCGAGAGACGATTCACGACGCCGCAGCCCGCGGTGTCCTGAAAACCCGGCGCAACGGCAACAAAATCGAGATTCAACGGATTGGGCCGTATCCAAACTGGGTCTCGCGCATCGTCGCCATCGAGAACAAGCCGGATTTGGACGCGAGCGCCGCACGTGCCCTGCGCGGGCAAGTCGAGAAGGACACGACCCTCGCGCTTGCAGACGAAGTGTGGGTGGCGACCGAGCAAACCGGCGCGTCAATCGAACCCGCCCTGCTCGAACGGATGCCGGTCGAAGTCGGAATTCTGACGATGGACTTCCCCGACGCGCGCGTCGAGTGGTATCCGAGTACGCTCCCCGTCACCGAACCGGGTACGACCGCAAAAGGTACAGAGATGTCCGCAGAGCAGAAGGCAAAAAAGCGTCTCGCGCTTGCCGAACGCGCCTATGCTCGCGGGTGGCGGTCGTACGCGGACACGATGCGACCCGACTGCAAACACTTCGAACTCAGAGACGAAGCGGAGACGTGGCTGCCGTGGTGTGCAGCCAAAGAAACGTTCCCGACGCGCGTCGCGTGTTCGGGGTCGTGTCCGAAGTTCACGCCCGAACCACCGGCACTGCGGACGGGTGGCTGGCCAATCGAGGGCGGCCCCGGAAAGGCAATCAAGCGGTTTCTCGCGCGCAAGCGCCGCGAGAACCGACCCGGCTTAGTCGAGTAG
- a CDS encoding transcription factor S has translation MEFCDECGSMMRAEDGEWVCSQCDFTKLKDANKNYVLTESQEVSEIVDVSDAEDRGLPTTKVHCPQCENDEAYWYMQQIRSADESETRFFVCTNCEHRWREDDH, from the coding sequence ATGGAATTCTGCGACGAATGTGGCTCGATGATGCGCGCAGAGGACGGCGAATGGGTGTGCAGTCAGTGTGACTTCACGAAGCTCAAAGACGCGAACAAAAACTACGTCCTCACCGAGAGCCAAGAGGTCTCGGAGATCGTAGACGTGAGCGACGCCGAAGACCGCGGCCTCCCAACGACGAAGGTTCACTGTCCGCAGTGTGAGAACGACGAAGCCTACTGGTACATGCAGCAGATTCGCTCGGCTGACGAAAGCGAGACACGCTTTTTCGTCTGTACCAATTGCGAACACCGATGGCGCGAAGACGACCACTGA
- a CDS encoding plastocyanin/azurin family copper-binding protein — MVGAQYSRRALLETVATAPLLAATAATASAQETTTHTVEMTDNLVFVPEELTIAPGDTVVWENVGAVGHSVTAYQNELPTDEPYWASGGFASESAARSGYPQGNVAGGETYEHTFETEGTYGYFCIPHETVGMVGQLSVQPGGAPAPESVGAPVPEGAVIIAIATTISLVFVLGFALFLLKYGGDYEGDEKGFARPR; from the coding sequence ATGGTGGGGGCCCAGTATTCACGCAGAGCGCTTCTCGAGACCGTCGCAACGGCACCGCTTCTCGCAGCAACCGCCGCGACGGCGAGCGCCCAAGAAACGACGACGCACACGGTCGAGATGACGGACAACCTCGTGTTCGTCCCCGAGGAACTGACGATTGCGCCGGGTGATACCGTTGTCTGGGAGAACGTCGGGGCGGTTGGCCACTCGGTGACGGCCTACCAAAATGAGTTGCCCACAGACGAACCGTACTGGGCGAGCGGCGGCTTTGCGAGCGAATCAGCCGCCCGGTCGGGCTACCCCCAAGGAAATGTCGCGGGCGGCGAGACCTATGAACACACTTTCGAGACTGAGGGCACCTACGGCTACTTCTGTATCCCCCACGAGACAGTTGGGATGGTTGGGCAACTCTCTGTTCAGCCCGGCGGCGCGCCAGCCCCGGAATCAGTGGGCGCACCGGTTCCCGAAGGCGCGGTCATCATCGCCATCGCCACGACAATCTCGCTCGTCTTCGTGCTCGGATTTGCCCTGTTCTTGCTCAAGTACGGCGGCGACTACGAGGGCGACGAAAAGGGATTTGCTCGCCCCCGATAA
- the gfcR gene encoding transcriptional regulator GfcR codes for MKNVDDLIESARELEAHGLSKGEIADELNVSRETAKWLVEQSAKTSRRPASTSDSTDASPDDIHVDWSSLGRNSQRLAYTAKTMANVIDAEAEAIELTVGIEKAGVPLATAVARALDTELAAYAPAKHRWEEGDIEDQDFGGSFSRNFAPVKGRKCVIVDDTITSGTTMTETIEAVEAEGGEVVACVVLVDKQGVSKLEGVPVHSLVQVMRVDRS; via the coding sequence ATGAAGAACGTAGACGACCTCATCGAGAGTGCGCGAGAACTCGAAGCCCACGGGCTCTCGAAAGGGGAAATCGCAGACGAACTCAACGTCTCGCGTGAAACCGCGAAGTGGTTGGTCGAACAGAGCGCGAAAACCTCGCGTCGCCCGGCGAGCACGTCGGATTCTACGGACGCAAGCCCAGACGACATTCACGTTGACTGGAGTTCGCTCGGCCGCAACAGTCAGCGCCTCGCCTACACGGCCAAGACGATGGCGAACGTCATCGACGCGGAGGCAGAAGCCATCGAGTTGACCGTTGGCATCGAGAAAGCAGGCGTCCCGCTCGCCACTGCCGTCGCCCGCGCGCTTGACACCGAACTCGCCGCCTACGCCCCGGCGAAACACCGCTGGGAAGAAGGCGACATCGAAGACCAAGACTTTGGCGGGAGTTTCTCGCGGAACTTTGCGCCGGTCAAGGGGCGAAAGTGCGTCATCGTAGACGACACCATCACGAGCGGCACGACAATGACCGAGACCATCGAGGCAGTCGAGGCGGAAGGTGGCGAGGTCGTCGCCTGCGTCGTGCTCGTGGACAAACAGGGTGTCTCCAAACTCGAAGGCGTCCCCGTCCACTCGCTCGTGCAGGTCATGCGCGTAGACCGCTCCTAA
- a CDS encoding enoyl-CoA hydratase-related protein, whose product MSWDTVNLEWDGEIATITVDRPDRLNAMNTETLDALEAALGEAKDEGARVLILTGAGDKAFVAGADISFMKDLSVADGQAYAEQGHRVTDLLEEFPAPVIAAINGYAFGGGCELALACDLRVASERAVLGQTEIDLGIIPGWGGTQRLSRLVGDELARRLVFFGERVDAQDANEMGLVGEVVAHDQLSSRVMEMAKELEAKPKFAMQAAKESLNQVHEMTLDSGLTYERRIWSSLFGTDDQREGMTAFVEKRDPDFE is encoded by the coding sequence ATGTCATGGGACACCGTGAACCTCGAGTGGGATGGCGAAATTGCGACGATTACCGTCGACCGACCAGACCGATTGAACGCGATGAACACGGAAACGCTAGACGCGCTCGAAGCAGCGCTCGGTGAGGCGAAAGACGAGGGTGCGCGCGTGCTCATCCTCACCGGTGCGGGCGACAAGGCGTTCGTCGCGGGCGCGGACATCTCCTTCATGAAAGACCTCTCGGTGGCGGACGGACAGGCCTACGCAGAGCAGGGTCACCGGGTTACTGACCTCTTAGAGGAGTTCCCCGCGCCGGTCATCGCGGCCATCAACGGCTACGCCTTCGGCGGCGGCTGTGAACTCGCCCTCGCGTGTGACCTCCGCGTGGCGAGCGAGCGCGCCGTCCTCGGCCAAACGGAAATCGACCTGGGCATCATCCCCGGTTGGGGCGGCACCCAGCGCCTCTCGCGCCTCGTTGGCGACGAACTCGCCCGTCGCCTCGTCTTCTTCGGCGAGCGCGTGGACGCACAGGACGCAAACGAGATGGGGCTCGTTGGGGAAGTCGTCGCCCACGACCAGCTCTCCTCGCGTGTGATGGAGATGGCAAAAGAACTCGAAGCCAAACCGAAATTCGCCATGCAGGCGGCAAAAGAGTCACTGAACCAGGTCCACGAGATGACCCTCGATTCGGGGCTCACCTACGAGCGACGCATCTGGAGTTCGCTGTTTGGCACTGACGACCAGCGCGAGGGCATGACCGCGTTCGTCGAAAAGCGCGACCCAGACTTCGAATAA
- a CDS encoding 2Fe-2S iron-sulfur cluster-binding protein yields MTDYTVEFVGTGEEITVSDKQTILKRCLEEGIAQEYSCRVGMCLACSAEIVEGEVAQPAARGLTEEEREDYALTCMARPLSDLKIDRGKYPPSIEDDTTSDASAEPAAADD; encoded by the coding sequence ATGACTGATTACACCGTCGAGTTTGTCGGCACGGGCGAGGAAATCACCGTCTCCGACAAGCAAACCATCCTGAAGCGATGTCTCGAAGAGGGTATCGCCCAGGAGTACTCGTGCCGTGTTGGGATGTGTCTCGCGTGTTCTGCTGAAATCGTCGAAGGCGAAGTCGCTCAACCGGCCGCCCGCGGCCTCACCGAAGAAGAGCGAGAAGACTACGCACTCACCTGTATGGCCCGCCCGCTCTCCGACCTGAAAATCGACCGCGGGAAGTACCCACCGAGCATCGAAGACGACACAACCTCCGATGCGAGCGCGGAACCAGCCGCCGCAGACGACTAA
- a CDS encoding uS10/mL48 family ribosomal protein, whose amino-acid sequence MSFTTTLTLTSGDRAVLDEVVTDIKRAANRKGAALHGPHTKPTEVHAAPQAKRLHPTGDSYPQWEYTVYTRVIEIEGHDDFARAATQRDFPAGVHVEAEIKQVRAAGR is encoded by the coding sequence ATGAGCTTCACCACTACTCTCACACTCACAAGCGGGGACCGAGCCGTCCTCGACGAGGTTGTAACCGACATCAAACGAGCCGCGAATCGAAAAGGGGCTGCACTCCACGGTCCGCACACGAAACCGACCGAAGTCCACGCTGCGCCCCAGGCAAAACGTCTCCACCCAACCGGCGACTCCTACCCACAGTGGGAGTACACCGTCTACACGCGCGTCATCGAAATCGAAGGGCACGACGATTTCGCTCGCGCAGCAACCCAGCGGGACTTCCCCGCAGGCGTCCATGTCGAAGCAGAAATCAAACAGGTTCGCGCGGCCGGTCGCTGA
- a CDS encoding amidohydrolase, protein MQQSVHDHLVSLRRDLHRHPEPAWREFYTTSRIVDELERIGVDQLYVGKDALGTEHGDLRLAVPDDDVLDQWLEQARTDGAREDILEQTRGGYTGAVAVLEKGEGPTVALRVDIDALPQPESTADGHFPADEGFRPAHDNAMHACGHDAHITFGIGVLERVKESDFSGTLKVFFQPAEEVIGGGKPMAKSGHLDDVDYLLGVHVGLDHPTGEVVAGIDGFLAVNHFNVEFTGLPAHAGAAPNEGKNAVQALAAAIQNCYAIPRHKDGDTRVNCGVVGGGSAANIIPESAFMHVEVRGKTTELMDYMKEKAVRVIESSADMYDCTVEFEEIGEAPSATSDQSLVDIVKRVSEGSAVVTSTVERDDLGGSEDATFLMQEVQQHGGDAAYVCIGTNHPTGHHTATFDVEERSIDVAVDVLSNSILEIASNRP, encoded by the coding sequence ATGCAACAGAGTGTGCACGACCATCTCGTTTCGCTCCGCCGTGACCTCCACCGCCACCCGGAACCCGCGTGGCGCGAATTTTATACGACGAGTCGCATCGTCGACGAACTCGAACGCATCGGCGTCGACCAGTTGTACGTCGGCAAAGACGCCCTCGGCACGGAACACGGCGACCTCCGCCTCGCCGTCCCCGACGACGACGTCCTCGACCAGTGGCTCGAGCAGGCGCGCACAGACGGCGCACGCGAAGACATCCTCGAACAGACTCGCGGCGGCTACACCGGCGCGGTCGCGGTTCTCGAAAAAGGCGAAGGGCCAACCGTCGCCTTGCGCGTGGACATCGACGCGCTGCCACAGCCAGAGTCCACCGCAGACGGCCATTTCCCCGCCGATGAGGGCTTTCGCCCAGCCCACGACAACGCGATGCACGCCTGCGGTCACGACGCCCACATCACGTTCGGTATTGGTGTCTTAGAGCGCGTGAAAGAGAGCGACTTCTCGGGGACGCTGAAGGTGTTCTTCCAACCCGCAGAGGAGGTCATCGGTGGGGGCAAGCCAATGGCGAAAAGCGGCCACTTAGACGACGTTGATTACCTGCTCGGCGTCCACGTCGGGCTCGACCACCCGACGGGCGAAGTCGTCGCGGGCATCGACGGCTTCCTCGCGGTCAACCACTTCAACGTCGAGTTCACCGGCCTGCCCGCCCACGCGGGCGCTGCGCCAAACGAGGGGAAAAACGCGGTGCAGGCGCTTGCTGCAGCCATCCAGAACTGCTACGCCATCCCGCGGCACAAAGACGGCGACACCCGCGTAAACTGCGGCGTCGTCGGTGGCGGGTCGGCGGCGAACATCATCCCCGAATCGGCGTTCATGCACGTCGAGGTGCGCGGGAAGACCACCGAACTCATGGACTACATGAAGGAAAAGGCAGTTCGCGTCATCGAATCGTCGGCTGATATGTACGACTGCACCGTCGAATTCGAGGAGATCGGCGAAGCCCCGAGCGCGACGAGCGACCAGTCGCTCGTGGACATCGTCAAACGTGTCTCGGAAGGCTCAGCGGTCGTCACTTCGACGGTTGAACGCGACGACTTGGGCGGCAGCGAGGACGCGACGTTCCTCATGCAGGAGGTCCAGCAACACGGCGGCGACGCCGCCTACGTTTGCATCGGCACGAACCACCCAACGGGCCACCACACCGCGACGTTCGACGTCGAAGAAAGGAGCATCGACGTTGCCGTTGACGTGCTCTCGAACTCGATTCTCGAAATCGCGTCAAACCGGCCGTAA
- a CDS encoding DUF5797 family protein — protein sequence MTLSEEAEERLADIVALQPTKNKDLQKRWGLESGSEVHQYLENELKEYYYRDENSLIRATPEAAELVGVDPGLVDEGDGPRAIRVPLLQKQIVEVAPDHDAESKSVVAILHAIRDAFDADPDVEDVRSGLRSLEQKGVIEIEYRTVPTFRLALERDSLSVELLD from the coding sequence ATGACGCTGTCCGAGGAGGCAGAGGAGCGACTCGCTGACATCGTGGCGCTCCAGCCAACGAAGAACAAAGACCTCCAAAAGCGGTGGGGCCTAGAAAGCGGGAGTGAAGTCCACCAGTACTTGGAAAACGAGTTAAAAGAGTACTACTACCGCGACGAAAACAGCCTCATCCGCGCGACGCCGGAGGCCGCTGAACTCGTCGGCGTAGACCCCGGCCTCGTCGATGAAGGCGACGGTCCGCGCGCGATTCGCGTTCCACTGCTTCAGAAACAAATCGTCGAAGTCGCCCCCGACCACGACGCAGAGTCGAAAAGCGTCGTCGCCATCCTTCACGCCATCCGTGACGCATTCGACGCAGACCCGGATGTCGAAGACGTGCGCTCTGGGCTCCGGAGTCTCGAACAGAAGGGCGTCATCGAAATCGAATACCGCACCGTCCCGACGTTCCGCCTCGCCTTAGAGCGCGACTCGCTGTCGGTCGAGCTACTCGACTAA
- a CDS encoding bis(5'-nucleosyl)-tetraphosphatase yields MAVKATSAGAILFRDTRGRREYLLLKSRPGDWEFPKGGVEGEEELQQTAIREVKEEAGINKFRLVDGFREEYNYVFEANGKTIHKTVHLFIAKSFEASAELSKEHRDLQWRDYEQAINTITQDGPRDILRDAHAFLDELNENGDL; encoded by the coding sequence ATGGCTGTAAAAGCGACAAGCGCGGGGGCTATCCTCTTTCGCGATACGAGGGGCCGCCGTGAATATCTCCTACTGAAGAGCCGTCCCGGGGATTGGGAATTCCCCAAAGGCGGTGTCGAAGGAGAAGAAGAACTCCAGCAGACCGCGATTCGAGAAGTCAAAGAGGAAGCGGGCATCAATAAATTCCGGCTCGTTGACGGCTTCCGCGAGGAATACAACTACGTGTTCGAAGCGAACGGGAAGACCATCCACAAGACGGTCCACCTGTTCATCGCCAAATCGTTCGAAGCGAGCGCAGAACTTTCGAAAGAACACCGCGACCTCCAGTGGCGCGACTATGAACAGGCGATCAACACCATCACCCAAGATGGGCCACGCGACATCCTCAGGGACGCCCACGCGTTCTTAGATGAGTTGAACGAGAACGGCGACCTCTGA
- a CDS encoding methyltransferase domain-containing protein, with amino-acid sequence MTVLLVHGSREYLREPGDELQTDLGVLQIPEDVEPGQTLYTHLDEEFTVRRMRGPDLFNHLERTGAPMLPRDIGLIIGTVGLAADDRVLDAGTGTGILSAYMGRMGADVTTFERNEEFADVARQNMQMAGVAETVDVRTGDITDNLDDLGEFDVLTLDTGDAADVVTHAPDLLAPGGFVAIYSPFVEHTRDAVEAAREAGLSDVETIETIQRKMDFDDRGSRPSTKGVGHTGYLTFARNS; translated from the coding sequence GTGACCGTCCTACTGGTTCACGGCTCTCGTGAGTACCTGCGCGAGCCGGGCGATGAGTTACAAACAGACCTTGGCGTCTTGCAGATTCCCGAAGACGTGGAACCCGGGCAGACGCTCTACACGCATCTGGACGAGGAGTTCACCGTCCGCCGGATGCGCGGCCCCGACCTGTTCAACCACTTAGAGCGGACGGGCGCGCCGATGCTCCCGCGCGACATTGGCCTCATCATCGGCACCGTTGGCCTCGCCGCGGACGACCGCGTGCTCGACGCAGGCACTGGCACGGGCATTCTCTCCGCGTACATGGGACGGATGGGTGCGGACGTGACGACGTTCGAGCGAAACGAGGAGTTTGCCGACGTGGCGCGCCAGAACATGCAGATGGCTGGTGTCGCAGAGACGGTCGACGTGCGAACCGGCGACATCACCGACAATCTGGACGACCTTGGCGAGTTCGACGTGCTCACCCTCGACACGGGCGACGCCGCAGACGTCGTCACCCACGCCCCCGACCTGCTCGCACCCGGTGGGTTCGTCGCCATCTACTCGCCGTTCGTCGAGCACACGCGCGATGCGGTTGAGGCTGCCCGCGAGGCTGGCCTCTCAGACGTCGAAACTATCGAAACCATCCAGCGCAAGATGGACTTCGACGACCGCGGTTCGCGGCCCTCGACGAAAGGCGTTGGGCACACGGGCTACCTCACGTTCGCAAGAAACAGCTAA